The following coding sequences lie in one Bacillota bacterium genomic window:
- a CDS encoding NAD(+)/NADH kinase, producing MKKIAALGIVQNVVAWLIRNGISVRLPAEADRDCGLEKFSCPDNQFYQGLDCLLVLGGDGTLLQAARSVVGRSIPLLGVNLGHLGFLTELEVADLYEGLDRLVKGDYHLEERMMLKTEVIRFGQMINTTYALNDVVVAKGSFARIIDLECYIDNNYFTTYRGDGIIMATPTGSTAYSLSAGGPIVCPTFEVILLTPICPHTFYSRPLVISPRQTVKIAIAQPAQEVIMTIDGQTSIRLEQTDQIIVSRAELSTTLIKLRGRHFFEVLRGKLTPGET from the coding sequence TTGAAAAAAATAGCTGCTTTAGGGATTGTGCAAAACGTTGTGGCTTGGTTGATTCGCAATGGAATTAGCGTCCGTCTGCCGGCGGAAGCAGACCGCGACTGCGGCTTAGAGAAATTCAGTTGCCCTGATAACCAGTTTTATCAGGGCCTGGATTGTTTGCTGGTGCTGGGCGGGGACGGGACGCTTCTACAGGCAGCCCGCTCAGTGGTTGGTCGCTCGATCCCGTTGCTGGGAGTGAATCTCGGTCACCTGGGATTTTTGACTGAACTGGAAGTGGCTGACCTTTATGAAGGACTTGACCGACTGGTTAAAGGTGACTATCACCTGGAAGAGCGGATGATGCTCAAGACAGAGGTAATCAGATTTGGCCAGATGATTAATACTACCTATGCCTTAAATGACGTGGTGGTGGCCAAGGGTTCGTTTGCTCGGATTATTGACCTGGAATGCTACATTGATAACAATTATTTTACGACATACCGCGGTGACGGAATCATTATGGCCACACCGACGGGCTCGACCGCATATTCTTTATCCGCCGGTGGGCCCATTGTTTGTCCGACTTTCGAGGTCATTCTACTTACCCCGATCTGTCCCCATACCTTCTACTCCAGACCATTAGTAATATCCCCGCGTCAGACGGTGAAGATCGCCATTGCGCAGCCAGCTCAAGAAGTAATCATGACGATTGATGGTCAGACTAGTATCCGCTTGGAGCAAACGGATCAAATCATCGTTAGCCGGGCGGAGTTGTCTACCACCCTAATTAAATTAAGAGGCCGGCACTTCTTTGAGGTGCTGCGGGGCAAACTAACGCCGGGGGAAACTTGA
- the argR gene encoding arginine repressor: MKTRRHLKILEIIESRAIQTQEELAEELRKNGFDVTQATVSRDIRELRLVKVPWGDEAYRYSVPREHTPGNVQERMKRLFKDSVTHIDNSENLIIIRTLPGTAHAVASTIDNANWPEIIGTVAGDDTILVVVKPKDLTEAVQQKFESLLG, encoded by the coding sequence ATGAAGACAAGGCGACATTTGAAGATCTTGGAGATCATCGAAAGCCGGGCAATACAAACCCAGGAGGAACTGGCGGAAGAACTGCGAAAAAATGGTTTTGATGTCACCCAGGCCACAGTTTCCCGTGATATTCGGGAGCTCCGGTTGGTCAAGGTTCCCTGGGGGGATGAGGCGTATCGCTACTCTGTCCCGCGTGAACATACCCCAGGAAATGTCCAGGAGCGTATGAAGCGGTTGTTTAAAGACTCGGTGACCCACATCGATAACAGTGAAAACCTGATCATCATCCGCACTCTGCCGGGAACCGCGCATGCGGTGGCCTCCACCATTGATAATGCCAACTGGCCGGAAATAATTGGCACAGTCGCTGGTGATGATACCATTCTGGTGGTGGTTAAACCCAAAGACTTAACTGAGGCTGTTCAGCAAAAATTTGAGAGTCTGCTGGGTTAG
- a CDS encoding Na(+)/H(+) antiporter subunit D — protein sequence MSNYFPPAILFIIGALLIPFFRGRVRQAFIVLLPSLAFVNLFMLPEGIGWTYRFLDYELILARVDRLSMVFGYIFVIMAFAGAIYSLHVKNTLEHIAAFIYVGSSLGVVFAGDYLSLYVFWEVMAFSSVCLICASKTRASQAASFRYILVHIFGGLVLLAGIIFHVSTTGSIKFEYLGLSGLASYLILFGFALNAAIPPLSAWLSDAYPEGTVAGTVFLSAYTTKTAVYTLARAFPGTDILVWAGTIMTLYGIVYAILENDMRRVLAYSIINQVGFMVAGIGIGTAMALNGATAHAFAHILYKALLMMSAGAVLFMTGRSKTTELGGLYKSMPITLLFCLVGAASISAFPLTGGFVSKSMVIVAAGEEKKTAIWLLLNLASAGVFLHAGIKFPYFVFFAKDSGLRPSEPPVNMLIGMGILAFLCIFIGVFPGVLYHILPFPVEYVPYTAAHVVGQLQLLMFSALAFFILLPYLQRTNTITLDTDWIYRRGAQRLLSLAGTPLIRLSDNLSWFFNEGMPKFLVWFGQNPPGALKIAADTIVLSFSGQKKRAELKKQLEMEKELYPADRLYPWSIGAAVSLVLLLFFVYLFFL from the coding sequence ATGAGTAATTATTTTCCACCAGCTATTCTTTTCATCATTGGGGCTCTTTTAATTCCTTTTTTTAGAGGCCGGGTAAGGCAGGCCTTTATTGTACTCCTTCCCAGTCTGGCCTTTGTTAACCTGTTCATGTTACCGGAAGGTATTGGCTGGACATATAGATTTTTAGACTATGAGCTTATTTTAGCACGTGTTGACCGTTTAAGTATGGTTTTTGGCTATATTTTCGTAATTATGGCTTTCGCCGGGGCGATTTACTCACTTCATGTCAAGAATACTTTGGAGCATATAGCGGCTTTTATCTATGTGGGTAGTTCGCTAGGGGTTGTTTTTGCGGGGGATTATTTGTCCTTATATGTCTTTTGGGAAGTAATGGCCTTCAGTTCAGTTTGTCTGATCTGCGCGAGTAAAACCAGGGCTTCTCAAGCGGCTTCATTCAGATATATTCTGGTGCATATTTTTGGCGGCCTTGTCCTGCTGGCCGGCATTATATTCCATGTATCGACGACTGGTTCGATTAAATTTGAATATTTGGGCTTAAGTGGACTGGCTTCGTATTTGATTCTATTCGGTTTTGCTTTGAATGCCGCTATTCCCCCGCTTTCAGCATGGCTGTCTGACGCCTACCCGGAAGGAACTGTTGCTGGGACCGTTTTTTTAAGTGCGTATACGACGAAAACGGCTGTTTATACTTTGGCCAGGGCATTCCCAGGAACAGACATTTTAGTCTGGGCGGGGACCATTATGACCCTGTATGGGATTGTCTATGCTATTCTAGAAAATGACATGAGGCGAGTCTTAGCATACAGCATTATTAACCAGGTTGGGTTTATGGTAGCTGGGATTGGAATCGGGACTGCCATGGCTTTAAATGGCGCTACCGCTCATGCTTTTGCCCACATTTTGTACAAGGCATTGTTAATGATGTCAGCCGGAGCGGTCCTTTTCATGACTGGTCGGAGCAAGACCACGGAGTTGGGCGGGTTATATAAATCCATGCCGATCACTTTGCTGTTTTGTCTGGTCGGGGCGGCCTCAATATCTGCTTTTCCATTGACGGGCGGATTTGTTTCCAAGTCAATGGTTATTGTCGCGGCTGGTGAAGAAAAAAAGACGGCGATCTGGCTGCTCTTAAATCTGGCCTCAGCGGGAGTCTTTTTACATGCGGGGATTAAATTCCCTTACTTTGTATTTTTCGCCAAAGATTCTGGATTAAGACCGAGTGAACCGCCAGTGAACATGTTGATTGGAATGGGCATTCTGGCGTTCCTGTGCATTTTTATTGGTGTATTCCCAGGTGTGCTTTATCACATCCTGCCCTTCCCGGTAGAATACGTTCCGTATACAGCTGCCCATGTCGTCGGTCAGCTCCAACTGTTGATGTTTTCAGCGTTAGCCTTCTTTATACTATTACCATACCTGCAGCGGACAAATACGATCACTCTGGATACAGATTGGATCTATCGAAGAGGAGCACAGCGCCTGCTGTCATTGGCGGGAACTCCTTTGATCCGGCTAAGTGACAACTTGAGCTGGTTCTTTAATGAGGGCATGCCAAAGTTCTTGGTCTGGTTTGGGCAAAACCCACCCGGAGCGCTGAAAATTGCGGCCGATACCATTGTCTTGTCTTTCAGCGGCCAGAAAAAGCGAGCGGAGTTAAAGAAACAGTTAGAAATGGAAAAAGAGCTTTATCCGGCCGACAGACTTTATCCCTGGTCGATCGGAGCGGCTGTATCACTGGTTTTATTGCTCTTTTTTGTCTATTTGTTTTTCTTATAA
- a CDS encoding methyltransferase domain-containing protein — protein sequence MQRLFPNGVQLAHRYLAEVVCAGDKVIDATAGNGHDTCFLARLVGPAGKVYAFDIQAGALQRTAGRLAEAEVIDRVKLICASHEQMEDFVSEPVSAVMFNLGYLPGSDHKIITQPASTLRALAAATRLLQVGGLITVVVYPGHPGGLDESRAVDDWVAGLAQAQWDVVKFSFPNRVHHSPYLIVVQRRGDG from the coding sequence ATGCAGAGGCTGTTTCCTAATGGGGTACAACTGGCCCACCGGTATCTCGCTGAGGTGGTCTGTGCCGGGGATAAGGTGATCGACGCCACTGCTGGTAATGGTCATGACACCTGCTTTTTGGCTAGACTGGTTGGCCCGGCCGGCAAGGTTTACGCTTTTGATATCCAGGCAGGAGCTTTGCAGCGTACGGCCGGACGCCTGGCGGAAGCCGAAGTGATTGACCGGGTGAAACTAATCTGTGCCAGCCATGAACAAATGGAGGATTTTGTCTCGGAACCGGTCAGCGCGGTGATGTTTAATCTGGGTTATTTACCCGGTAGTGATCATAAAATTATCACCCAGCCAGCGTCTACACTGCGGGCGCTAGCGGCGGCCACCCGGTTGCTACAGGTGGGTGGGTTGATCACGGTCGTGGTGTACCCGGGCCACCCGGGTGGATTAGACGAGAGTCGAGCAGTTGATGACTGGGTGGCGGGATTAGCCCAAGCCCAGTGGGACGTGGTCAAATTTTCTTTTCCTAACCGGGTGCATCATTCACCGTACTTAATTGTGGTTCAAAGAAGGGGGGATGGATAG